From the genome of bacterium:
TCTCCCCAGGGATCACCCTCTTGCATCCCGCCCATATCTAGTCGCGAGGGATTTCGCGGAAGAGCACCTGATTGTCTACTCGGTGCCGAAAGAAGAGCTTTCTGTATTTCAAAAGGTCTTGATCCCAGCCGGTGTTGCTCCAAAACAGGTTTCTCAACTGGAGCTTACTGAGGCAATCGTAGAAATGGTCAAAGCCGGTTTGGGGGTGAGCGTGATGGCGCGGTGGGCAGTTGCTCCTCAAATAAAAGCCGGATTGCTTCGCGCCGTTCCGATGACCCGAAAAGGCTTTCATCGACAATGGCGTGCAGCGATGATAAAAACCACCATGACATCACCCTATTTGATCGAGTTTGTCGATCTTCTGGTTGAAACGTCCATGCCCGCTCTGGTAGGGGCAGGGCGATGAATATTCCACAGTTAGGAAACCAGAATGAATAGGGAGGACTTGACATTCTCATAGCAGAGCAGGCTTCCCAG
Proteins encoded in this window:
- a CDS encoding LysR substrate-binding domain-containing protein, giving the protein MNKKMILTQAGERLLNSARGMLQELEQIEEDIQQIAANRLGIMRISTECYTCYHWLPAVLRDFHQAFPRVEVRIVADATRRPIEALLSGRLDIALTTTQVRNRNLLFKPLFRDELVVILPRDHPLASRPYLVARDFAEEHLIVYSVPKEELSVFQKVLIPAGVAPKQVSQLELTEAIVEMVKAGLGVSVMARWAVAPQIKAGLLRAVPMTRKGFHRQWRAAMIKTTMTSPYLIEFVDLLVETSMPALVGAGR